One segment of Babylonia areolata isolate BAREFJ2019XMU chromosome 24, ASM4173473v1, whole genome shotgun sequence DNA contains the following:
- the LOC143299093 gene encoding uncharacterized protein LOC143299093 codes for MATGGQGSNTDEDNTVNKLTCAICLEKYRRPKVLPCFHSFCQVCLQGVAGSSPSLSCPSCRAFVLLPPGGVKALQTNFYIEDDVSSSASSPQRRLCDVCEDDREATHTCLQCQQKFCLPCRKYHDGFRLSFGHTVVSLTQEDTEGCEQGAVPAVEMCPKHRDQRLLLHCNKCQADICIQCKLTQHDGHPTEDLVDTRAKAKTSVEEALKSVTQQRHQVQHLILAFNDRRAKLLDQQQDTERGFEDRADTLHHWVNLSRDEAVKSVQLTAKELDKPLQEHVEQLQNRDSALHAQQEYMVRVLNDGKEADIVALEAQLKSTLLESLDLKQVEKELTTNFPKLHVKHSTSVGHQQLREFVGVLQPVQPPSSPQQSGSVAGSASSAGSTAAMQIFVKMESPRKLIYSKNPQSSVIAMCPISQGRLWVMYKPSPNATILMKLFDADGQVLATMNNVQACSGLVTITDDNVLAWVYHKALIQMISPDGELSSHNLELDIGRLVSCATNDRQYIRVINDGRLFHVKFSVSDKLVCSKGNFFCEVPRAEPYPCHVSSTGEYIVLVVDGTVKVFTTKQSSVLFSSYTPGNSRALDACFCQFGGKELLAVVVFGDNNVYIIDHTDGGVCERSFNTDTSLNRHFMDPGWPRLLATDFDQHLWIGCTEGRFVMFDL; via the exons ATGGCGACAGGAGGACAGGGCAGCAACACTGACGAGGACAACACTGTGAACAAACTGACGTGCGCCATTTGTCTGGAGAAATACAGACGCCCCAAGGTGCTGCCCTGTTTCCACAGTTTCTGCCAGGTGTGTCTTCAGGGCGTGGCTGggtcctccccctccctgtcttgtCCCTCGTGCCGCGCGTTTGTCCTGTTGCCCCCGGGGGGCGTCAAAGCGTTGCAG accaatttctacaTTGAAGATGACGTGAGCAGTTCAGCGTCATCACCTCAACGAcgactgtgtgatgtgtgcgaaGATGACAGGGAGGCCACACACACTTGTCTCCAATGTCAGCAAAAATTTTGCCTCCCTTGCCGTAAGTACCATGATGGGTTCAGATTAAGTTTTGGGCACACAGTGGTGTCCTTGACACAGGAGGATACAGAGGGGTGTGAGCAGGGAGCTGTCCCAGCAGTAGAGATGTGTCCCAAACACCGTGATCAGCGACTCTTGCTCCACTGCAACAAGTGTCAGGCTGACATCTGCATACAGTGCAAGCTGACTCAGCATGACGGTCACCCCACGGAGGACCTTGTCGACACCCGAGCCAAAGCCAAGACCAGCGTGGAGGAGGCGCTGAAGAGTGTAACACAACAGAGGCACCAGGTACAGCACCTCATCCTCGCCTTCAACGACAGGCGCGCCAAGCTTCTTGACCAGCAGCAAGACACAGAACGGGGCTTTGAGGATCGAGCTGACACCCTGCATCACTGGGTGAACCTGTCACGTGACGAGGCGGTGAAAAGCGTCCAGTTGACGGCCAAAGAACTGGACAAGCCCCTGCAGGAACACGTGGAGCAGTTACAGAACAGGGACTCTGCACTCCACGCTCAACAAGAATACATGGTGCGCGTCTTGAACGACGGCAAGGAGGCCGACATTGTAGCTCTGGAAGCTCAGCTGAAATCTACCCTTCTGGAAAGTTTGGACTTGAAACAGGTAGAGAAAGAGCTGACGACGAACTTCCCCAAGCTTCACGTGAAACACAGCACTTCAGTAGGTCACCAGCAGCTGCGTGAGTTTGTTGGCGTCTTGCAGCCTGTCCAGCCACCGTCGTCTCCACAGCAGTCTGGTTCTGTCGCAGGCTCTGCAAGTTCAGCAGGCTCAACTGCTGCCATGCAGATTTTTGTCAAAATGGAATCACCACGGAAGCTCATCTATTCAAAGAACCCACAGTCTTCGGTCATAGCCATGTGTCCTATCAGCCAGGGCCGACTGTGGGTTATGTACAAACCTTCACCGAATGCTACTATTTTAATGAAGTTGTTTGATGCTGATGGTCAAGTTCTTGCCACAATGAACAATGTTCAGGCATGCAGTGGACTTGTAACCATTACTGATGACAACGTCTTGGCATGGGTTTATCACAAAGCACTGATACAAATGATCAGTCCTGATGGAGAACTGAGCAGCCACAATTTGGAGCTCGATATTGGCCGCTTAGTGTCGTGCGCAACAAACGATAGACAATACATCAGAGTCATCAATGATGGGAGGTTGTTTCATGTAAAGTTTTCGGTGTCAGATAAGCTGGTGTGTTCAAAGGGGAATTTTTTTTGCGAAGTACCACGAGCTGAGCCTTACCCGTGTCACGTGTCTTCTACAGGTGAATACATCGTCCTTGTAGTTGATGGCACAGTGAAGGTCTTCACAACAAAGCaaagttctgttctgttttcctccTACACTCCTGGAAACAGTCGTGCACTGGATGCCTGCTTCTGTCAGTTTGGTGGAAAAGAACTGCTGGCGGTTGTTGTTTTCGGTGATAACAACGTTTACATTATTGATCATAcagatggtggggtgtgtgaaCGTTCCTTTAATACAGATACTTCTCTTAACAGACATTTCATGGATCCGGGTTGGCCTCGGCTTCTGGCCACAGACTTTGACCAGCACTTGTGGATCGGGTGTACAGAAGGGAGGTTTGTGATGTTTGACTTGTAA
- the LOC143299096 gene encoding uncharacterized protein LOC143299096: MRCICGGLAELQTFCGILNLPPPVQKSSHNKTNKTIYQAASAEQTESMARAAAIEHELADGEGEVKDVDVSVDGTYMTRGHTSNIGVTSAIGCQTGKVLDIGSLSKTCKGCDYGKSLKSRDPGSYRHWLEEHEAVCTLTHGGSSGSMEAEIAKGIFSRSLQQYNLRYTRFIGDGDTNSFKSVMNSYPYGQETVIEKIECVGHVQKRMGTRLRNLKKGMKGRALADGKSIGGKGRLTDAEINKIQNYYGNAIRGNKHNLYEMKKAVWAIFYHKLSSDELDDMGRKRHFHAMCSITWCTFKQAEADNTVDTYRHKNNLPQAVMEVVKPVFADLAKKELLEKCLEGYTQNANESFNNLIWKYSPKTKNNGLTVVNTAAAIAVCVFNDGANTLGNILVKLGMSVGAFTERFLQDKDTLRILTSQRRAHTTTKEYRRRKRLQRLGREEELAEIEGFPYLAGGH, translated from the coding sequence ATGCGTTGTATCTGTGGAGGGTTAGCGGAGCTACAAACATTCTGTGGCATTCTGAATTTGCCACCGCCAGTGCAAAAGAGCAGtcacaataaaacaaataagacCATATATCAGGCTGCAAGTGCAGAGCAGACAGAAAGCATGGCAAGAGCAGCAGCCATAGAGCATGAGCTGGCAGATGGGGAAGGGGAAGTCAAAGACGTAGATGTATCGGTAGATGGCACATACATGACACGCGGGCACACCTCAAACATAGGCGTGACTTCTGCCATAGGTTGTCAAACAGGAAAGGTACTTGATATTGGCAGCTTGAGCAAGACATGCAAAGGTTGTGACTATGGGAAGAGTTTAAAAAGCAGGGACCCAGGCAGCTATAGACACTGGTTAGAAGAACATGAGGCAGTGTGTACTTTGACTCATGGAGGATCATCTGGATCGATGGAAGCAGAAATAGCAAAGGGCATTTTTTCCCGTTCTCTTCAGCAGTACAATCTGAGGTACACAAGATTTATTGGGGATGGGGATACAAACAGTTTCAAAAGTGTAATGAACTCATATCCCTATGGTCAGGAAACTGTGATTGAAAAGATTGAATGTGTCGGGCACGTGCAGAAACGCATGGGGACTAGGCTGCGCAATCTAAAAAAGGGGATGAAGGGTAGAGCACTGGCAGATGGGAAATCAATAGGTGGAAAGGGCAGACTGACAGatgcagaaataaataaaattcagAATTACTATGGTAATGCCATTAGGGGAAACAAACATAACCTATATGAAATGAAGAAAGCAGTGTGGGCTATTTTCTACCACAAGTTGTCCTCAGATGAGCTTGATGACATGGGCAGGAAGAGACATTTTCATGCTATGTGTTCAATCACCTGGTGCACATTCAAGCAGGCAGAAGCTGACAACACTGTAGATACTTACAGGCACAAAAACAACTTGCCACAAGCAGTCATGGAAGTAGTCAAGCCAGTCTTTGCTGATCTTGCAAAGAAAGAGCTGTTGGAGAAGTGTTTAGAGGGCTACACTCAAAACGCCAATGAAAGTTTCAATAACTTGATCTGGAAATACAGCCCTAAAACCAAAAACAATGGCCTTACAGTTGTCAACACTGCAGCAgctattgctgtgtgtgttttcaatgatgGGGCCAACACACTTGGCAATATCCTGGTGAAACTAGGTATGTCTGTCGGTGCCTTCACTGAGCGATTCCTCCAAGACAAGGATACACTCCGCATTCTGACATCTCAGCGGAgggcacacaccaccacaaaagagtacagaagaaggaaaagacttCAGAGACTTGGCAGGGAAGAAGAATTGGCTGAAATTGAGGGGTTTCCATACCTGGCAGGGGGTCACTAG